From the genome of Selenomonadales bacterium:
CGTCTCGGAGGACCGTCGCGGCGTCGGCTTGCTGCTTGATTCGTCCATTGAAACCAATATTGTTTTTACCGCGATGCAAATGCGCGAGAACTTCCTCTGGAAACTTGGCCCCTTTAGCCAAGTCAACTCCCGCAAAATTCGGGCCCACGCCTTAAAGATGATTAAAGCCCTAGATATTCGCTGTACCGGACCCACCCAGCTTACGCGCCGCTTAAGCGGCGGCAACCAGCAAAAAGTGTGCGTAGCGCGCGCATTGGCGCTAGACCCCACGATACTTCTGGTGTCTGAGCCCACGCGCGGAATTGACGTCGGTGCCAAGAAGCTGGTTATGGACACTTTGGTTAAGTTAAATAAGGAACTGGGCATGACCATCATTATGACCTCCAGCGAATTGGCGGAACTGCGCTCCATTTGCGACAGAATCGCCATCGTGTGCCACGGCAAGATCGAAGGGATACTTGCGCCGACGGCCAGCGATGTTGATTTCGGGCTGATGATGGCTGGCGACTACTACAAGTATCGCGGCAAGGAGGCTTAGCATATGGAAAAAGTCAGAGCCATAATCAAGGAAGTAGGCCTGCCGCGGGTGATCATCATAGCTTTTCTGGCCTTGCTTATCGTCCTTGCGGCTGCATATCGAATCCCTTTGGTTCCGCTGCTTGGCGACGTTTTGACGCGCACACTGATCAACGGACTGTTTGTCTTGGCCATGCTCCCGACTATCGCCAGCGGTATCGGTCCTAACTTTGGCTTGCCGCTTGGCATTTTAGCCGGGCTGATTGGCTTGCTCCTGGCAGTTGAGTGGAACCTTACCGGCTTTACGGCTATTTTTGTGGCTATGCTTACGAGTACGCCGCTCGCTATCGTCGCAGGTGCCGCCTACGGCTGGCTGCTAAATAAAGTCAAGGGCTCGGAGATGATGGTCGCCACCTATGTCGGCTTCTCCTTGGTTTCGCTGATGAACATCGGCTGGACTGTGCTGCCATTCCAAAGTCCCATATTACGGTGGCCGATCGGGCGCGGGTTACGCGCCACCGTTACCGTCGCCGACTTTTTCGAGAAAGTCCTCGACGGATTTTGGGATTTCAGCATCGGCGGGTTTGTTATCCCTACCGGGCTTATCTTGGCCTTTCTCATCCCCTGCGGCCTCGTTTGGCTGTTTATGCGCAGTAAAACGGGCCTCGCCATGAAGGCCGTCGGCGACAGCCGCCAGTTTGCCGAAGCGAGCGGCCTCAATGTCGATAAGTACCGCATCCTAGGTGCCGTATTGTCGACCGTGATCGGGGCCATCGGCATCGTGGTGTTTTCGCAGAGCTTTGGCTTTATTCAGCTCTACGAGGCACCGATGTTTATGGGATTCGCCGCCGTGGCCGCTATTCTTATCGGGGGTGCCAGCGTGCGCCGAGCCAATGTCACTAACGTCATTGTGGGCACCATCCTGATGCAGGCCTTATTGGTCATCGCCCTGCCTGTGGCCGGCAAGATGATCGTAGGCGGCATGGGAGGCGCAGCGGAGATTACCCGCATCATCGTGTCCAATGGGATTATCCTCTATGCGTTGGCCCAAGTGGGCGGAGGTGACTAAATGTCTACACAACCTGTATCGACACCCGTTGTTAAAACCACTCCTCCGCGCAGCCTGCATCGCGCACTAAAGCAGTTCCTGCTCGACAACATGGTGACCCTGTTCTTTGCGGTC
Proteins encoded in this window:
- a CDS encoding ABC transporter permease produces the protein MEKVRAIIKEVGLPRVIIIAFLALLIVLAAAYRIPLVPLLGDVLTRTLINGLFVLAMLPTIASGIGPNFGLPLGILAGLIGLLLAVEWNLTGFTAIFVAMLTSTPLAIVAGAAYGWLLNKVKGSEMMVATYVGFSLVSLMNIGWTVLPFQSPILRWPIGRGLRATVTVADFFEKVLDGFWDFSIGGFVIPTGLILAFLIPCGLVWLFMRSKTGLAMKAVGDSRQFAEASGLNVDKYRILGAVLSTVIGAIGIVVFSQSFGFIQLYEAPMFMGFAAVAAILIGGASVRRANVTNVIVGTILMQALLVIALPVAGKMIVGGMGGAAEITRIIVSNGIILYALAQVGGGD